In bacterium, one genomic interval encodes:
- a CDS encoding carbohydrate ABC transporter permease, which produces MTAVRHLGSTARRIPNTAALVLLVAFSLLPFAWMLTASLEPPSALYTEKPHLFPRQVTLANYSNLLHPLQQGVYFPRYFRNSLIVSLSTVALALLVATPAAYAFSRFRFRGRGVLMHTILIQSVFPLVNFLVPLFILMGLLGLRDTYGSLIIGYLTFSLPLNIWLLRGFFDGIPSEMEVAARLDGAGVVRAFFEVALPSALPGLVATAIYTFILAWDEYLYALAMISSSEMRTLPLGLFAYFSEGVPDWGGLTATAIGMSIPVVIVFLVLQRYFVSALTKGALKY; this is translated from the coding sequence CGGCGCTCGTCCTCCTGGTGGCGTTCTCCCTGCTCCCGTTCGCGTGGATGCTGACGGCGTCGCTCGAGCCGCCCTCGGCCCTCTACACCGAGAAGCCGCACCTGTTCCCGCGCCAGGTCACGCTCGCCAACTATTCCAACCTGCTCCACCCGCTGCAACAGGGGGTCTACTTTCCCCGCTACTTCCGCAACAGCCTGATCGTATCGCTCTCGACGGTTGCGCTCGCGCTCCTCGTGGCGACGCCGGCCGCCTACGCGTTCTCGCGGTTTCGGTTCCGCGGGAGGGGCGTCCTGATGCACACGATCTTGATCCAGAGCGTCTTCCCGCTCGTCAACTTTCTCGTGCCGCTCTTCATCCTCATGGGTCTGCTGGGGCTCCGGGATACGTACGGTTCGCTCATCATCGGGTACCTGACCTTCAGCCTTCCATTAAATATCTGGCTGCTGCGGGGATTCTTCGACGGGATTCCGTCCGAGATGGAGGTCGCGGCGCGCCTGGACGGGGCGGGCGTGGTGCGCGCCTTCTTTGAAGTGGCGCTCCCGTCGGCGCTCCCCGGCCTCGTCGCGACGGCGATCTACACGTTCATTCTGGCTTGGGACGAGTATCTGTATGCGCTGGCGATGATCTCGTCCTCTGAGATGCGCACGCTGCCGCTCGGGCTGTTCGCCTACTTCTCCGAAGGGGTGCCGGACTGGGGCGGACTGACGGCGACGGCCATCGGCATGAGCATTCCCGTGGTCATCGTGTTCCTGGTCCTGCAGCGCTACTTTGTCTCGGCCCTGACCAAGGGCGCGCTGAAGTACTGA